From one Ignavibacteria bacterium genomic stretch:
- a CDS encoding tetratricopeptide repeat protein translates to MRTLEELETNTYEATNNENDSELKQCITELESLTSPKAEALIVYAKASIELVERRYAESTELYLQALSMFAKVNNTRGMAYSNNGVSVCKFILSNYPQALEYFEVALELYEELGDKHGIAAVTGNIGNVYLSMGNYPQALEYYEQTLPLYERLGDKRGEVKIAGNIGIVHGQTGNYPQALEYFERALALCKELGMKSTIANVTASVGNVYGRTGNYPQALEHYERALDLCQELDMKSSIAHVIGTIGFVYSSIGSYPKALEYYERALEMHEEWGVSREIARDLGSIAEIQLAMGNYEAALSSAQRALSISKELGISNSTSRFVSIVTHAYVEAGDVEQAEETIATLKDTVIAEPDVAVRVEHARYAVRICKGDNVGAAESLRRALEIAQKHGLKPEEADTQKLLRDLAQENNDLAAYIEHNNEYTRLTEEINGKETAAKLAIQAKEQEMRAEREERERERAILYSTLPRSVADRMVQGQKVSGDEYHEAAVLFADITGFTRHSSNLSATQVTEFLASIFTAFDKLCEQHSVTKVKTIGDSYMCFKGDGEAEENADAIAKVALGITDASFTWPSPDRAENSIPDSVQLRVGIAIGPATAGVIGTDRLQYDVWGDTVNVASRMESTGEPGRIQVHETIVEVLAKAPYTFISRGDVEVKGKGAVPTWWLEVGD, encoded by the coding sequence ATGCGAACACTTGAAGAACTAGAAACGAATACCTACGAAGCTACTAATAATGAAAACGATTCTGAGCTTAAACAATGCATAACGGAATTAGAAAGCCTTACCTCGCCAAAAGCTGAAGCATTGATAGTGTATGCCAAAGCAAGTATTGAGTTGGTTGAACGCAGATATGCCGAAAGCACTGAGCTCTATCTACAAGCACTTAGCATGTTTGCTAAGGTAAACAATACACGAGGTATGGCATACTCGAACAATGGGGTTAGTGTATGCAAGTTCATTTTAAGCAACTATCCTCAAGCTTTAGAATACTTTGAAGTTGCCCTTGAATTGTATGAAGAATTAGGTGACAAACATGGAATAGCGGCAGTAACCGGGAACATTGGCAACGTGTATCTTTCGATGGGCAACTATCCTCAGGCTTTAGAATACTACGAGCAAACTTTACCATTGTATGAACGATTGGGCGATAAACGTGGAGAAGTAAAAATAGCCGGGAACATTGGCATTGTACACGGTCAAACCGGTAACTATCCTCAGGCCTTGGAATACTTTGAGCGAGCTCTAGCACTGTGTAAAGAATTGGGTATGAAAAGTACGATTGCAAATGTTACTGCATCCGTTGGTAACGTATATGGAAGAACAGGCAACTATCCACAGGCCTTAGAACACTACGAACGCGCTCTGGACCTATGTCAAGAATTGGACATGAAAAGTTCGATTGCACATGTAATCGGGACCATTGGCTTTGTATATAGTTCAATAGGCAGCTATCCAAAGGCTCTAGAATACTATGAGCGGGCTTTGGAGATGCATGAAGAATGGGGCGTGAGCAGAGAAATAGCACGTGATTTGGGAAGTATTGCGGAAATACAACTGGCAATGGGTAACTACGAAGCAGCCCTTTCAAGTGCACAGCGGGCCCTATCCATCAGTAAAGAACTAGGTATTTCAAATAGTACTTCTCGTTTCGTGAGCATAGTCACGCACGCATATGTGGAGGCTGGTGATGTTGAACAAGCAGAAGAAACAATTGCCACGCTTAAAGATACCGTAATCGCAGAACCGGATGTTGCCGTTCGTGTTGAACACGCACGCTATGCCGTCCGCATTTGCAAAGGGGATAACGTAGGTGCGGCAGAAAGCCTGCGAAGAGCGCTGGAGATAGCTCAAAAACATGGCTTGAAACCAGAAGAAGCAGACACACAAAAGCTCCTTCGAGACCTCGCCCAGGAGAACAATGACCTTGCCGCCTATATCGAGCATAACAATGAATATACCCGACTCACCGAAGAAATTAACGGCAAGGAAACCGCAGCGAAACTTGCCATACAGGCGAAGGAACAAGAGATGCGTGCAGAGCGAGAAGAGAGAGAACGTGAAAGGGCAATCTTATACTCAACTCTCCCAAGGAGCGTTGCGGATAGGATGGTGCAAGGCCAGAAAGTTAGCGGTGACGAGTATCACGAAGCAGCAGTACTCTTTGCAGATATCACCGGCTTTACCAGGCATAGTAGTAATTTGTCTGCAACGCAGGTAACCGAGTTTCTTGCAAGTATCTTCACCGCATTCGATAAACTCTGCGAGCAGCACTCAGTAACCAAGGTTAAAACCATTGGCGACTCATACATGTGCTTCAAAGGCGATGGTGAAGCAGAGGAAAATGCAGATGCTATTGCCAAGGTGGCACTTGGAATAACCGATGCCAGCTTCACGTGGCCAAGTCCTGATCGAGCCGAAAATTCAATACCGGATTCGGTGCAGCTTCGCGTAGGCATCGCCATAGGTCCTGCCACAGCCGGCGTTATCGGCACCGACAGACTCCAGTACGATGTATGGGGTGACACCGTAAACGTTGCTTCCCGCATGGAAAGCACAGGCGAGCCCGGACGCATCCAGGTACATGAAACAATTGTTGAAGTGCTCGCCAAAGCCCCTTACACCTTCATCTCCCGTGGCGACGTTGAAGTAAAAGGGAAGGGGGCTGTACCAACCTGGTGGTTAGAGGTGGGTGACTGA
- a CDS encoding response regulator transcription factor, with protein sequence MTITDVNPKQPIRVYCIDDHPVILDGLRHDLSLSPRIKVIGTATDPEKGLIEIQALLNDVDVVVTDFEMPGMNGLQVCKAVKALRSSIKVVFYTMHNTELVNTKAHQAGANALLYKNSGSEEIHTLITNVMNGLAVIPTPVASAPKTGFPRVDLTPTERLIVKLVGCDCMTTRQIADHLHRSTHTIEAHRKNIMTALDIHTVQELVHYALLNGMCNDSDSVNINSRDATQTE encoded by the coding sequence ATGACTATCACTGATGTAAATCCAAAGCAACCAATAAGAGTGTATTGTATAGACGATCACCCGGTTATTCTTGACGGCTTACGTCATGATCTTTCACTGTCGCCTCGTATTAAGGTCATCGGTACAGCAACCGATCCTGAAAAGGGGCTCATCGAGATACAAGCACTGCTCAACGACGTTGACGTAGTAGTTACTGATTTCGAAATGCCCGGAATGAACGGGTTGCAGGTATGTAAGGCCGTGAAGGCATTGCGCTCGTCAATCAAGGTTGTGTTCTATACGATGCACAATACCGAGTTAGTGAACACAAAAGCACATCAGGCTGGAGCGAATGCCCTACTCTACAAAAACAGCGGTAGCGAAGAAATTCACACTCTTATTACCAACGTCATGAATGGTCTTGCTGTAATTCCTACTCCTGTTGCTTCGGCACCCAAGACTGGCTTCCCGCGAGTAGATCTTACTCCTACTGAACGGCTGATTGTAAAGCTCGTTGGCTGTGATTGCATGACCACTCGCCAAATTGCCGATCACTTACACCGAAGTACCCACACCATCGAAGCACATCGAAAAAACATTATGACGGCACTTGACATTCATACCGTCCAGGAGCTTGTACACTATGCTCTCCTTAACGGAATGTGTAATGACTCTGATTCAGTGAATATTAATAGCCGGGATGCTACGCAAACTGAGTGA
- a CDS encoding DNA-processing protein DprA, with the protein MTIQSSRERQFFYYTMLLAKGIGPVKIREIVTAINGKSSSDEQVGSDFINCIQRNWQLSQTDLPLVYQDSIQKVLTQETLNRFEELHDLNRWIICPGDTSLPQHYWEISAREKLQQMFIATGEPPPEDLDWTAVIGPRDTPEAGLASARAAALNNVRTNTVTVSGGAKGVDNTATMAAQNEGGWTVVIPVVNANTIQAARKQLIVFPYPPGQGFRGGLAMARNKIIVALSNKIIVAYPPVTTEGKQSGTQDAIDYATKSGFTAITHGTAPDTSITLTKPPTLAQGQLF; encoded by the coding sequence ATGACTATCCAATCATCAAGAGAGCGTCAGTTCTTTTACTACACCATGCTGCTGGCAAAAGGCATCGGTCCGGTGAAGATTCGGGAAATTGTCACTGCGATTAACGGGAAGAGTTCTTCTGATGAGCAAGTCGGTTCCGACTTTATCAACTGTATTCAGCGAAACTGGCAACTTTCTCAAACAGATCTTCCCCTGGTGTACCAGGATTCGATTCAGAAAGTGCTTACACAGGAAACACTTAACAGGTTTGAGGAACTTCACGACCTGAACAGATGGATTATTTGCCCGGGTGACACCTCGCTTCCCCAGCATTACTGGGAAATCAGCGCTCGTGAAAAGCTCCAGCAAATGTTTATCGCAACCGGAGAGCCTCCGCCTGAAGATCTTGACTGGACGGCCGTAATCGGTCCGCGGGACACCCCCGAAGCCGGGTTAGCATCAGCCAGGGCAGCAGCTCTCAACAACGTCCGCACCAACACCGTAACTGTTAGCGGTGGCGCCAAGGGAGTTGACAATACAGCAACCATGGCAGCACAGAACGAAGGAGGGTGGACAGTAGTCATCCCGGTAGTAAATGCCAATACTATCCAGGCAGCCAGGAAGCAACTCATCGTGTTTCCCTACCCGCCAGGTCAAGGCTTCCGTGGAGGCCTTGCAATGGCACGAAATAAAATTATCGTAGCACTCTCTAATAAGATTATCGTTGCCTATCCACCGGTGACGACCGAAGGAAAACAGAGCGGAACTCAGGACGCAATTGATTATGCAACGAAGTCAGGGTTTACTGCAATCACACATGGTACTGCTCCGGACACATCGATTACTCTTACAAAGCCCCCTACCCTTGCACAGGGTCAACTCTTTTAA
- a CDS encoding ComF family protein codes for MVNQINSRLKELDKDKSCFDAVIPVPPSKLDRPFQPALELARQIAVGIHVPYDDTILRKTLKTDVIKGLPNYEIRVKMLENVFSVTDRRYEGKSVLVVDDVVETGATLDSVAKVLKEKGGISHVYVICGAKVGAYS; via the coding sequence ATGGTTAATCAAATCAACAGCAGACTCAAAGAGCTGGACAAGGACAAATCATGCTTCGATGCAGTAATCCCGGTACCGCCATCAAAGCTGGATCGTCCCTTTCAGCCGGCACTGGAACTTGCCCGGCAGATAGCGGTGGGAATCCATGTACCATACGATGATACCATACTCCGAAAAACATTGAAAACGGACGTTATAAAGGGGTTGCCCAACTACGAGATTCGGGTCAAGATGTTAGAGAACGTCTTCTCAGTTACCGACCGGCGGTATGAAGGAAAATCTGTTTTAGTGGTTGACGACGTGGTGGAAACCGGTGCGACGCTTGACTCTGTTGCCAAGGTGCTAAAAGAGAAAGGCGGTATCAGTCATGTGTACGTAATTTGCGGTGCAAAGGTGGGAGCATATTCATGA
- a CDS encoding VWA domain-containing protein: MKSFFHFQVVLLFGLLGSLSALGQFPVTLTVDSRSGDVVLSPPTQRNARYRITVEGTYSQWPGFPDCHGVDAVWVYDVPVQEVDALRWPPRTINGKPFTEIPHWVGDTTTYSFPPAALGQSPLFEISFRKNLGFRINGEPLQATQLDTVLHRYQHERAGTGEPFRFQILDSTYSIAENRVIPRYEDNCGVLTVTIEEIKDVDVNICDVQPVVVNGQTVGIRVDAGIFESDSTRVDGRRNVLVSQDQIGIVDNGRFICPDSLVCDPQRTTPLSIGLVVDVSGSMVEDIEYNGKATTRIDALKATLHKFMQSLQPSDSLFLITFSTEVVLTHDWTTDTAAIGTAINSMRPDEYTALNQAIIDGLQKLSVTPGCGKVLITFTDGLNNRNPLDTMPVIEAIQSANIPLYIVAFGFQKTPDDSIGLQIMSDYVKAAPRGKLYEVHTGNELDAAYTEMASQFETEDCCKLYFKLLPCDKGQTKRVIRLVYPDGDIVLSKTITIDCDFKVSSVAADTRRELVTGYIPARPTPSFNTAEVDVLVPTPGEITAQIFDNNGKLIAEKHAAFADIGKTTVSFDTTSWATGLYHCRIWNGRSYTFTRVVVQH, encoded by the coding sequence ATGAAATCATTTTTCCACTTTCAAGTTGTGTTGCTCTTCGGCCTGCTTGGTTCGCTTTCGGCTCTGGGTCAGTTTCCGGTTACACTGACTGTTGACTCCCGCTCGGGCGACGTTGTTCTCTCACCGCCTACACAACGCAACGCACGGTACCGCATAACGGTAGAAGGCACGTATTCGCAATGGCCCGGCTTTCCCGACTGTCATGGCGTTGATGCCGTCTGGGTGTACGATGTTCCCGTACAGGAGGTCGACGCCTTACGCTGGCCACCCAGAACTATTAATGGTAAGCCGTTTACGGAGATTCCGCACTGGGTTGGTGATACAACCACCTACTCCTTCCCCCCTGCCGCACTCGGCCAAAGCCCCCTTTTTGAAATCAGTTTCCGGAAGAATCTAGGTTTCCGGATTAACGGCGAACCGCTTCAGGCTACACAGCTTGACACCGTGCTTCACAGATATCAGCATGAACGCGCTGGAACCGGTGAGCCTTTCAGGTTCCAGATACTGGACTCAACATACAGCATCGCTGAAAACAGAGTGATACCGAGGTATGAAGACAACTGCGGTGTGCTGACGGTAACGATCGAGGAGATTAAGGACGTAGATGTTAATATCTGTGATGTTCAGCCGGTTGTTGTTAACGGACAGACGGTTGGGATCCGGGTAGATGCAGGAATCTTTGAGTCGGACAGCACCAGGGTTGATGGCAGACGCAACGTGCTGGTTTCTCAGGACCAGATTGGCATCGTTGACAATGGCAGGTTTATCTGTCCGGACTCACTGGTCTGCGATCCTCAGCGCACCACTCCCCTGTCGATTGGTCTTGTTGTTGATGTATCAGGCAGCATGGTTGAAGACATCGAGTACAACGGCAAAGCCACAACCCGTATTGATGCTCTAAAGGCAACACTGCACAAGTTCATGCAGTCACTTCAACCCAGCGACAGTTTGTTCCTGATCACGTTCTCGACCGAGGTGGTATTAACCCACGACTGGACAACAGATACAGCAGCGATCGGAACAGCAATTAACAGCATGAGGCCTGATGAATACACAGCTCTGAATCAAGCTATAATCGACGGATTACAAAAACTCTCGGTAACGCCTGGCTGCGGCAAGGTACTCATAACATTTACTGATGGGCTAAACAACAGAAATCCGCTTGATACTATGCCGGTCATTGAAGCAATTCAGTCAGCCAATATCCCCTTGTACATCGTGGCTTTCGGATTTCAGAAGACACCTGATGACTCGATTGGCTTACAAATCATGAGTGACTACGTGAAAGCTGCGCCAAGAGGTAAGCTCTACGAAGTTCACACGGGCAACGAACTCGATGCAGCATATACCGAAATGGCTTCTCAGTTTGAAACTGAAGACTGCTGCAAGCTCTACTTCAAACTGCTACCATGTGACAAAGGGCAGACAAAGCGAGTAATACGACTTGTGTACCCCGACGGCGACATCGTGCTGAGCAAGACAATCACCATTGATTGCGACTTCAAGGTCTCGTCAGTTGCTGCAGATACCCGCAGAGAGTTAGTCACCGGTTACATCCCTGCACGCCCAACACCAAGCTTCAACACGGCAGAGGTGGATGTACTTGTTCCGACACCTGGTGAAATCACTGCACAGATATTCGACAATAACGGTAAACTCATCGCTGAAAAACATGCCGCTTTTGCTGACATCGGCAAGACAACTGTAAGCTTTGATACCACTTCCTGGGCAACGGGTCTGTACCACTGCCGGATCTGGAACGGCCGGTCCTATACCTTCACACGAGTTGTTGTTCAACACTAA
- a CDS encoding DnaJ domain-containing protein yields MTEQELLNVINRYPGLQRQYLCVLAVAAVSKFDDNVVDRERQFLERLCESWNVSFAALRPLLEYPAEDILAKVVLVTRANLSRDDKEKILTMCILAAKYDERFVYAEQILLVALAEALGFNYLGFRLLYRKTLGQDFPEIEDFSDPETYERREAGKSRQRKSTTYTSTEGADLMLLGLKRGCTLDEIKSAYRREAMLKHPDRFPDDDPATRQARHEEFIELKEAYERLLEEYG; encoded by the coding sequence ATGACAGAACAGGAACTGCTTAACGTTATCAACCGTTACCCGGGATTGCAGCGACAGTACCTGTGTGTGCTGGCAGTTGCTGCCGTTAGTAAGTTCGATGATAACGTTGTTGATCGTGAGCGGCAGTTTCTCGAGCGTCTGTGTGAGTCGTGGAATGTCAGTTTCGCAGCACTCAGGCCATTGTTGGAATATCCGGCTGAAGACATACTTGCGAAAGTCGTACTTGTTACTCGTGCGAATCTGAGCAGGGACGACAAGGAGAAGATCCTTACGATGTGCATACTGGCGGCCAAGTACGACGAACGTTTTGTGTATGCCGAACAGATACTTCTAGTTGCACTTGCTGAAGCGCTCGGATTTAATTATCTTGGATTCAGGTTGCTGTATCGCAAAACACTCGGTCAGGATTTTCCTGAAATCGAAGACTTCAGCGACCCGGAAACGTATGAACGGCGGGAGGCAGGGAAGTCGCGCCAGCGTAAATCCACCACCTATACCAGTACTGAAGGTGCCGACTTGATGCTCCTGGGACTGAAGCGCGGCTGCACACTGGACGAGATTAAGTCAGCCTACCGTCGCGAGGCAATGCTTAAACATCCTGACAGATTTCCTGACGACGATCCGGCGACTCGGCAGGCACGTCACGAAGAATTTATAGAACTTAAAGAAGCTTACGAGCGACTGCTGGAGGAATATGGTTGA
- a CDS encoding transposase, with the protein MAGKRTRQPIEAQFRAEALRLVRDHPERQKSSIARDLGIDAKTLYAWIQADKKSKSSQPDALEASAEENARLRRELKVVTQERDILKNAIGIFSQRPR; encoded by the coding sequence ATGGCAGGTAAACGTACACGGCAGCCAATAGAGGCTCAGTTTAGAGCTGAAGCGCTGCGTCTAGTAAGGGACCATCCCGAGCGTCAGAAGTCCAGTATCGCCCGTGACCTTGGCATCGATGCTAAAACGCTGTATGCTTGGATACAGGCAGATAAGAAGAGCAAATCATCACAGCCAGATGCTTTGGAAGCGAGCGCCGAGGAAAACGCCCGACTGCGTCGTGAATTGAAGGTGGTGACTCAGGAGCGCGACATCCTAAAAAATGCCATCGGTATCTTCTCTCAACGGCCGAGATGA
- a CDS encoding IS3 family transposase translates to MRYDFIERHRSKWPLDVMCRVLQASRDGYYQWRKGVEGKRKQEDRELLAQINEIYQATERSYGAEWIAHDIRKGGRRVGKTRVRRLMKQNGMPVQCKNTWKCMATTNSSETYHPSSDLVQRAFHRTELDELWLSDYSELPAIGPKIYAVAIKDQASHRILGIHVSHDLHVGALFKAFHQAVIARRLKHRTLEVPIIFHSDQGGQYNSYAFKDELKKYGLVSSMGSSGDCYDNAPMESFWATMKTELMHHFPFRNVEHAAGAIYRWTHLFYNQRRRHTSIGGLSPVQFEADWYQRNRSVCCT, encoded by the coding sequence ATGAGATACGACTTCATTGAGCGTCATCGCTCGAAATGGCCGTTAGACGTGATGTGTCGAGTCTTGCAAGCTTCCCGTGATGGCTACTATCAGTGGCGCAAGGGTGTTGAGGGGAAGCGCAAGCAAGAAGATCGCGAACTGCTTGCTCAGATCAATGAGATCTATCAGGCAACGGAGAGGAGCTATGGTGCCGAGTGGATCGCTCATGATATCAGGAAAGGCGGGAGACGTGTCGGAAAGACTCGGGTTCGTCGGCTCATGAAGCAAAACGGTATGCCTGTTCAATGCAAGAACACATGGAAATGCATGGCAACGACGAATTCATCGGAGACGTATCACCCCTCATCGGATCTCGTGCAGCGCGCGTTCCACAGGACTGAACTGGACGAACTGTGGCTGAGCGACTATTCTGAGCTTCCGGCGATCGGTCCAAAGATCTACGCCGTGGCGATCAAGGATCAAGCATCGCACCGCATTCTTGGTATCCACGTTTCGCATGATTTGCATGTTGGAGCGTTGTTCAAAGCATTCCATCAAGCCGTGATCGCGCGTCGGCTGAAGCACAGGACATTAGAGGTGCCCATCATCTTCCACTCCGACCAAGGAGGGCAGTACAACTCATATGCATTCAAAGATGAGCTCAAGAAGTACGGCCTCGTTAGTAGCATGGGCTCATCAGGCGACTGCTATGACAATGCTCCGATGGAATCGTTTTGGGCCACGATGAAGACCGAGTTGATGCATCACTTCCCATTTCGTAACGTCGAACATGCCGCAGGTGCCATCTATCGATGGACACATCTGTTCTACAACCAACGCCGCAGACACACGTCAATCGGTGGACTCTCGCCCGTGCAATTCGAAGCCGATTGGTATCAACGCAATCGATCAGTATGTTGTACTTAA
- a CDS encoding dehydrogenase: MENILSKLVLCICFVGCILSCNLQQQEINTHSVHNENDTISEAHGPKHDQPLPDTVFQSVKMMMFKITITDSTMDGTIHSYDNLYEGIDGILTFRGMPNRIPHFTGAIKGRPSEIKVDWSFKTDYDTVQTKSGVWGGGNGWTGQPLYINWDDPEVKRRLKRQPDSTFKGKEIIISSLCGYVYFLDYETGKQKRMKVLVNNPVKGTAMLDPTMNGNLYVGQGIPRTTPFNPVVINVFQNRVIQHLQREPDIWRGWNAFDSSPIATGKFVFWAGENGTIYKFSRDTVGLKLHSKLQYKVGAQSAPGIESSTVVYRNYGYTADNHGNILCFNLNNMQPVWLYQNQDDTDGTILLEEDEEGNAYLYSGCEVDKMPSPGYSRFIKLNALTGELIWKQEFACTKSVLGEKSFDGGMYSTPLLGGGNCSEMIFTNIVTNRPFGTGDFVAISKSTGQVIYRIPLKWYAWSSPVALYNERGEMFIFTGDTQGRAYVFDGKTGEILINRKIGLNFEASPIIIDNKVIIGSRGTGIFKLRIECKN; the protein is encoded by the coding sequence ATGGAAAATATACTATCGAAGTTAGTTCTTTGTATCTGCTTTGTCGGATGTATTCTTTCTTGTAATCTACAACAACAAGAGATCAATACACATTCGGTACACAATGAGAATGACACAATCTCTGAAGCACATGGACCCAAACATGATCAGCCATTACCCGATACTGTGTTCCAATCTGTCAAAATGATGATGTTTAAAATCACAATCACTGATAGTACTATGGATGGTACCATTCATTCCTATGACAATTTATACGAAGGAATTGATGGAATTCTAACCTTCCGTGGAATGCCTAATCGCATTCCTCATTTCACTGGAGCGATTAAAGGGCGGCCTTCGGAAATTAAAGTTGATTGGTCATTTAAAACTGATTATGACACCGTACAAACGAAGTCAGGCGTTTGGGGAGGAGGGAACGGATGGACTGGCCAGCCACTCTATATCAACTGGGATGACCCGGAAGTAAAACGTCGGTTGAAACGCCAACCCGATTCTACTTTTAAAGGTAAGGAAATTATTATTTCTTCACTTTGTGGATATGTCTATTTCCTGGATTATGAGACAGGGAAACAAAAGCGAATGAAAGTACTTGTCAATAACCCGGTTAAAGGAACAGCCATGTTGGACCCAACGATGAATGGAAATCTTTATGTAGGCCAGGGAATTCCTCGAACAACACCTTTCAATCCTGTTGTAATTAATGTGTTTCAAAATAGAGTTATTCAACATTTACAGAGGGAACCGGATATTTGGAGAGGTTGGAATGCCTTTGATTCATCTCCGATAGCTACTGGTAAATTTGTATTTTGGGCAGGTGAAAATGGAACGATTTATAAATTCTCCCGGGATACTGTTGGTTTGAAACTTCATTCAAAACTCCAGTATAAAGTTGGCGCTCAGAGTGCTCCGGGCATTGAATCTTCTACGGTTGTCTATAGAAATTATGGCTACACGGCAGACAATCATGGAAATATTCTTTGCTTTAATTTGAACAATATGCAACCTGTTTGGTTATATCAAAACCAGGATGATACTGATGGTACAATATTGCTCGAAGAAGACGAGGAAGGAAATGCCTATCTATACAGCGGCTGCGAAGTAGACAAAATGCCTTCGCCGGGATATTCCCGATTCATTAAACTGAATGCACTTACTGGTGAGCTCATCTGGAAGCAAGAATTCGCCTGCACTAAGAGTGTACTTGGAGAGAAATCATTCGATGGCGGGATGTATTCTACCCCTTTACTCGGAGGAGGAAATTGTAGTGAGATGATTTTTACAAATATTGTGACGAACAGACCATTCGGCACTGGAGATTTTGTGGCAATAAGTAAATCAACAGGGCAAGTAATTTACCGTATCCCCTTAAAATGGTACGCTTGGTCGTCACCTGTGGCACTGTACAATGAAAGAGGCGAAATGTTTATTTTCACCGGTGACACTCAGGGTCGTGCCTATGTGTTTGACGGAAAAACAGGCGAAATTTTGATAAACCGAAAAATAGGCCTTAATTTTGAAGCTTCGCCAATCATCATAGACAATAAAGTTATCATTGGTTCGCGAGGTACAGGTATTTTTAAGTTACGTATAGAATGCAAAAACTAG
- a CDS encoding dienelactone hydrolase family protein, whose translation MQKLVVLALFVLPFVVKAQAKLTAFRNTVENGYNFWLYEPKDDTLADEPEKKPLIIFLHGKSLFGNNLYQVKKYGTINAIEMGRQIDAYVLSPQTNNGWNPERILNIMNWTIENYDVDTNRVYVLGMSMGGYGTINFVGTYPEKVAAAMAFCGGGTLKDFCGLNEVPLWIIHGTADRAVGIEQSDRVVEAMKSCGETNRLIYERWKGVNHSILARLFYLPATYEWLFKHSLKDEDRIVNRDVDINKSSLYVAYKN comes from the coding sequence ATGCAAAAACTAGTTGTTTTAGCGTTATTTGTTTTACCGTTTGTGGTAAAGGCTCAAGCCAAACTAACCGCCTTTAGGAACACAGTTGAAAATGGATATAACTTCTGGTTATATGAACCAAAGGATGATACTTTGGCAGATGAACCGGAGAAGAAACCATTAATCATTTTCCTTCATGGAAAAAGTTTATTTGGCAACAATTTATATCAAGTAAAGAAATACGGAACTATCAATGCAATTGAGATGGGGCGACAAATTGATGCCTATGTTCTGAGTCCACAAACCAATAACGGATGGAATCCTGAACGTATTCTAAATATTATGAATTGGACCATCGAAAATTATGATGTTGATACCAATCGGGTGTACGTTTTAGGAATGAGCATGGGAGGATATGGGACGATTAACTTCGTTGGAACTTATCCTGAGAAAGTCGCTGCTGCAATGGCATTCTGTGGTGGTGGGACATTAAAAGATTTTTGTGGCTTAAATGAAGTTCCTCTATGGATTATTCATGGAACAGCCGATAGAGCAGTTGGAATTGAGCAATCTGACCGCGTGGTTGAGGCAATGAAATCATGTGGAGAAACAAACCGATTGATTTATGAAAGATGGAAGGGTGTAAATCACTCTATCCTGGCCCGTTTGTTCTATCTACCGGCAACGTATGAATGGTTGTTTAAACACTCTCTAAAAGACGAAGACAGAATAGTTAACAGAGATGTTGATATCAACAAAAGCAGCTTATACGTGGCTTATAAAAATTGA